In Ptychodera flava strain L36383 chromosome 17, AS_Pfla_20210202, whole genome shotgun sequence, one genomic interval encodes:
- the LOC139116286 gene encoding uncharacterized protein, whose translation MPLTWTCDDCKVTSSSVRSAQGDFILCPNCNKRRFGSYASILQSGIDNQSDNDDGVCSDAGVYSDAGANGETRGISSSISEYQSAGIIQNDVVINELLCFMVCKMDIMPMESLLKVCVDFYNDNDVESAKKLLFDLSTAFVLATDTRYIIRQGQHKRMNNLQDMYNVLQQLGEEFAKDLSKLPPVDITRIDVTGLFREIRALRNEVNSIKSVQMKQDSQIQKVGDSVMGLIEDVTALKGDSHKIGGVKRQHIVDNSVIDPATTPTATADNPVGNTSVKALSSKVLAASVSETQQKSLSNPPDAGDDGFVLVQSRKKKRRLPVIGASQNATSGIQAFVSTELGIGRPYGGVAILWRRSLGSHARILDFNDSCLLGFVLEKGNNKLAIVNCYLPVNTNHNFEEYSEYLLEIDSILLDIDTANVFVIGDWNADVTSDTGFGQELKKHCEQSGYIISDVDLLGLDSDSFTYVSDAHGSTSWIDHCVTTEISHNNVVSVSMLHNFVDSDHIPVSIVVQFDNIPDSELNHGPSQHCLYVDWKLLSEKIFLITLSVPKPVLPALTCLRNYFAMMLTVKTRVTCKLLISFMRISLAL comes from the exons ATGCCATTGACTTGGACATGCGATGACTGCAAAGTTACATCCAGCAGTGTTAGGTCTGCTCAAGGTGACTTCATACTTTGCCCAAATTGTAATAAAAGGCGGTTTGGTTCCTATGCAAGTATTTTGCAAAGTGGCATTGATAACCAATCCGATAATGATGATGGTGTATGCAGTGACGCTGGTGTATACAGTGATGCTGGGGCTAATGGAGAGACGAGAGGAATCTCTTCAAGTATTAGCGAATATCAGAGTGCCGGTATCATCCAGAATGATGTTGTCATAAATGAGCTTCTGTGTTTTATGGTGTGTAAGATGGACATCATGCCGATGGAGTCTCTGTTGAAAGTGTGTGTTGACTTTTATAATGACAATGATGTCGAGTCTGCAAAGAAGTTGCTATTCGACCTTTCTACGGCCTTTGTCCTTGCCACCGACACTAGGTATATAATCCGGCAAGGCCAACATAAAAGAATGAACAACCTGCAGGATATGTATAATGTATTGCAACAGTTAGGAGAAGAATTTGCAAAGGATTTATCAAAACTTCCTCCTGTTGATATCACACGCATTGATGTCACCGGTTTGTTTAGGGAAATTCGGGCATTACGTAATGAGGTAAACTCCATCAAGTCTGTCCAGATGAAACAAGATTCACAAATTCAAAAGGTTGGTGACTCTGTAATGGGGTTGATTGAAGATGTTACCGCACTTAAAGGTGATAGTCACAAGATTGGAGGTGTGAAAAGGCAACACATTGTTGACAATAGCGTTATTGAtcctgccaccactcctactgCAACAGCTGACAATCCAGTGGGAAATACTTCTGTCAAGGCGCTCTCCTCAAAGGTGTTGGCCGCATCGGTATCCGAGACCCAACAGAAGTCGCTCAGCAATCCGCCTGATGCCGGTGACGACGGATTTGTTCTTGTTCAAAGCCGGAAAAAGAAGCGACGCCTGCCTGTAATAGGAGCATCGCAGAATGCAACTAGTGGTATTCAAG CTTTTGTCTCAACTGAATTAGGCATTGGTAGACCATATGGAGGTGTCGCTATTTTATGGAGAAGATCTCTTGGAAGCCATGCTAGAATTCTTGATTTTAACGACAGTTGTCTGCTTGGTTTTGTTTTAGAGAAGGGCAACAACAAACTTGCTATTGTTAATTGCTACCTGCCTGTTAACACAAACCACAATTTTGAAGAGTATAGTGAATACTTGCTAGAGATTGATAGCATTTTGCTTGACATTGATACCGCAAATGTCTTTGTTATAGGTGACTGGAATGCAGATGTAACCTCTGATACGGGATTTGGCCAAGAGTTAAAGAAACATTGCGAGCAATCTGGTTACATCATTTCGGATGTTGATTTGCTAGGTTTAGATTCTGATTCTTTCACATATGTCAGTGATGCCCATGGCAGTACGTCTTGGATTGACCATTGCGTCaccactgaaatttcacataacAATGTGGTCTCTGTGTCCATGCTTCACAACTTCGTTGACTCTGACCATATTCCAGTATCAATAGTTGTGCAATTTGACAACATTCCAGACAGCGAGTTGAACCATGGTCCATCTCAGCATTGTTTATATGTTGATTGGAAGCTGTTGTcggaaaaaatatttctgattaCACTAAGTGTTCCAAAGCCAGTATTGCCAGCATTAACCTGCCTGAGGAATTATTTTGCCATGATGTTAACTGTCAAGACAAGAGTCACTTGCAAGCTATTGATAAGTTTTATGAGGATATCATTGGCGCTTTAA